In a single window of the Phaeobacter sp. G2 genome:
- a CDS encoding OmpA family protein has translation MTFKANNMVALLAAAVAAVSLSVGSVQAQQRTVVGERYVPTIWVDPDGCEHWVMDDGAEGYMTPHVTPDGKPVCRRGNLCGVMETDQFFATDKHYINAAGQSRLKEFFNSNKGNVRSFVIAGHTDSRASDEYNIRLSQRRANAVAGVAKSVGARITDIRAYGERDPRVPNTSAANMAQNRRVEIYCLR, from the coding sequence ATGACATTTAAAGCAAATAACATGGTCGCCCTGCTGGCCGCTGCCGTGGCCGCGGTGAGCCTGTCTGTCGGGTCGGTGCAGGCGCAGCAGCGCACAGTTGTTGGTGAACGCTACGTTCCCACCATCTGGGTGGACCCCGACGGCTGCGAGCACTGGGTGATGGACGACGGCGCCGAAGGCTATATGACGCCGCATGTGACGCCTGATGGCAAACCCGTCTGCCGTCGTGGCAATCTGTGTGGCGTGATGGAGACGGATCAGTTCTTTGCAACTGACAAGCACTACATCAACGCTGCGGGTCAGTCGCGTCTGAAAGAGTTTTTCAATTCCAACAAAGGCAACGTGCGCTCTTTTGTGATCGCTGGTCACACCGACAGCCGGGCCTCTGATGAATATAATATCCGTCTGTCACAGCGCCGCGCCAATGCGGTCGCAGGCGTTGCAAAATCGGTTGGAGCACGGATCACAGATATCCGTGCCTATGGCGAGCGTGACCCACGTGTACCCAATACCAGCGCCGCAAACATGGCGCAGAACCGTCGCGTCGAAATCTATTGCTTGCGCTAA